ACCGTGTGTTCCCAGGGAATCGCCTGACGCCCAGGCTCCCCCTTCCAGTCGAAATCCGGATCGACGACTACCGATTTGGGAACAAAGGGAGCGCTGTCACGCTCATCGAAGGTCAGGTCGTCTCCTGACTCCATCTGATAGCCGAACACTGCCGGATTCCACTGCAGCTCGCCGGCATGAGCGCGCGCGTACGGGTCGAGCAGCAGCTTGTTGGGATTGAAGCGATGTCCGGCGTCGGGTTCGTAAGGACCGTGCACGCGGTAGCCGTAGAAAGTTCCCGGATGAACGTCGGGCAGATAACCGTGAAATATCTGGTCGGTGTATTCGGGCAATTCGACGCGCGCGGTCTCTTTGCCATGCTGGTCAAAGAGACACACCTCAGCTTTGCTGGCATTCGCCGAGAAGACCGCAAAATTCGTTCCCTTGCCGTCCCACGTCGCACCTCGCGGGTGAGGTAGTCCTTCCTTGATTCGTCCAACGTCAGCCATTCGTCATCCTGGGCTCAACAAACCCGAAGGTATGATGCTGAAACGGGACACCCAGATTTCGACGTTTCTGAAATGCAGGTTTTTGCGGAGCAGCGAAGGCAAGCGCTCTTGGGAAGCCGTTCTTATGTGCAAGAGCTGTTCAGGTCTCGCTCACGGATGGCCGGAGGGCTCCTTGCGTAATGGCGAGAGCTGCAGTGGCAGCCGTCTCCGCGCGCAGGATCGTGCTTCCCAGTGAAGCAGGCGACCAGTCATTGCTCTGAAATAAGTCCAGTTCCGAACTAGTCCAGCCCCCTTCGGGACCTACCGCCAAGGAGAACTCGTGGGAATTGTTGACCAGGGAGAGCAGGGTTTGTCCCCGCTCCGCCACGGATAAGACAATTCGCCGGCCAGGAGGAGCCTCTATCAATTTGCTCAGCTTCTCTGGATTGCAAATTTCAGGAGGGCGGTCGCGGCGGGATTGCTGGGAGGCTTCGTGTGCGATACGTTGCCAGCGCTCGACTCGTTTTTTCGCTGCGCTCGCGAGGTGCGCGTCTGTTCGGGCAGCGATTACTGGAACAATCTCTGTGACTCCCAATTCGGTGCATTTCTCTACCGCCCATTCGAAACGATCGAATTTGAAAATGGCCAGGTAGAGATGGACTATCAGCGTGTTTTTATCCAGCTCGGATATCTGGGCCGGATTGAGGGAGAACACCACCCGCTCGGGTTGGATCTCGACGATCTCGCCTAACCGGACTCCGTCTCCAGTGGCGACCTCAAACTGCTGTCCGATGCGAGCACGTAGAACGCGGCTCAGGTGCTCGGCATTGCGGCCGGTGAGAACGGCTTCATCGCCGGAGACTTCGTCGGCAATCCAGCGGCGTCGGGTCATTGCCGGATTAGGACTGGATGCGAGCCTTCATGCGCTCGAAAAAGTTCTTCTTATCGTGCTTGTCGTCGACTTCAATGATCGACGCAAGTTCTTCGAGCAGTTCGCGCTGGCGTTGAGAGAGCTTCTTCGGAATCTGCACTTCGACATGGACGATGAGATCGCCGCGTCCACGTCCACGTAGAACGGGAACGCCTTTGTTCCGAATGGGGATTTGCTGGCCGCTCTGCGTGCCTGCGGGAATCTTTAGCTTGTACTCGCCTTCAAAGGTCGGGACTGAGACTTCGGTTCCCAGGGCAGCCTCTGGCATAGAAATCGAAACCATGCAGTGCAGGTTATTGCCATCGCGTGCGTAGAAAGAATCTTCCTCGATGTTGAGGACAACGTAGAGATCGCCTGCAGGCCCGCCGAATGCACCGGCTTCGCCTTCGCCTTGATAGCGAATCCGAGTGCCGTCTTCGACACCAGCCGGAACCTCGACCTTCATCGTGTGCTGGCGGATCACGCGTCCTTCGCCGCGGCAGGTCTTGCAGGGATCGGTAATGATCTGGCCTGTGCCGCCGCAGGTGCCGCAGGTGCGGGCGACGCTGAAGAAGCCCTGCTGGTAGCGAAGTTGTCCGCGTCCGCCGCACGCGCTGCACGTTGTCGGCTGCTTACCTTGCGCGCCCCCCGTTCCGTGGCACGCCTCGCAGGTTTCCGACTTGCGCACGGGAATTTCTGTGGTCTTGCCGAAGATTGCGTCTTTCAGTTCGATGGTGATGTCGGCGCGCAGATCCGCTCCGCGTTGCGCGCGGCTGCGACGACGTCCGCCGCCAAAGGCGTCTCCGAATCCGAAGATGTCGCCGAAAATCTCACTGAGGTCCTGGAACGCGGAGGCATCGAAGCCGCCGAATCCAGCGCCGCCCATGCCGGCGTGGCCAAAGCGGTCGTACTGCGCGCGCTTGTTCTCATCTGAAAGGACGCTATACGCCTCGCTGGCTTCCTTGAATTTTTCTTCGGCCGCCTGATCGCCTGGATTGCGATCCGGGTGATACTGCATGGCGAGTTTGCGGTATGCGCTCTTGAGCTCCTGATCCGTACACGTCCGGCTTACA
Above is a genomic segment from Terriglobales bacterium containing:
- a CDS encoding RsmE family RNA methyltransferase; translated protein: MTRRRWIADEVSGDEAVLTGRNAEHLSRVLRARIGQQFEVATGDGVRLGEIVEIQPERVVFSLNPAQISELDKNTLIVHLYLAIFKFDRFEWAVEKCTELGVTEIVPVIAARTDAHLASAAKKRVERWQRIAHEASQQSRRDRPPEICNPEKLSKLIEAPPGRRIVLSVAERGQTLLSLVNNSHEFSLAVGPEGGWTSSELDLFQSNDWSPASLGSTILRAETAATAALAITQGALRPSVSET
- the dnaJ gene encoding molecular chaperone DnaJ, encoding MKRDYYEVLGVSRTCTDQELKSAYRKLAMQYHPDRNPGDQAAEEKFKEASEAYSVLSDENKRAQYDRFGHAGMGGAGFGGFDASAFQDLSEIFGDIFGFGDAFGGGRRRSRAQRGADLRADITIELKDAIFGKTTEIPVRKSETCEACHGTGGAQGKQPTTCSACGGRGQLRYQQGFFSVARTCGTCGGTGQIITDPCKTCRGEGRVIRQHTMKVEVPAGVEDGTRIRYQGEGEAGAFGGPAGDLYVVLNIEEDSFYARDGNNLHCMVSISMPEAALGTEVSVPTFEGEYKLKIPAGTQSGQQIPIRNKGVPVLRGRGRGDLIVHVEVQIPKKLSQRQRELLEELASIIEVDDKHDKKNFFERMKARIQS